The nucleotide window CAAAATATAACTTAAAATACAAATAACAAAACATATTCTAACATAAGATGTTAATTATTATTACGCAAAGGGGTTGTCAACATGAAAAAAATTGAAGCGATTATTCGACCGGAACAATTTCCTGAGTTGCATAAAGAACTTCATGCTGCAGGTATCAAAGGTTTAACAGTATCCGAAGTTGCAGGTTATGGTTTGCAAAAAGGCAAAACTGGAGTTTATCGTGGTAACTTTTATGACGTTTCTCTATTGCCAAAAATCAAAGTAGAACTAGTAGTAGGAAATGACACCTACGAAGATATCGTAAAACTAATTCAGAAAAATTGCTCGACTGGAAAAGTTGGCGATGGCAAAATCTTCATTTACTCGCTAGACAATGTAGTACGCATTCG belongs to Desulfuribacillus stibiiarsenatis and includes:
- a CDS encoding P-II family nitrogen regulator translates to MKKIEAIIRPEQFPELHKELHAAGIKGLTVSEVAGYGLQKGKTGVYRGNFYDVSLLPKIKVELVVGNDTYEDIVKLIQKNCSTGKVGDGKIFIYSLDNVVRIRTGDEGETAI